In Phycisphaerales bacterium, one DNA window encodes the following:
- a CDS encoding NADP-dependent isocitrate dehydrogenase — translation MSASPTIIYTHTDEAPALATYSFLPIVRAFAGHTNIEIETRDISLSGRIVAHFPDRLTKDQQIPDALTELGELAESPDANIIKLPNISASVPQLQAAIAELQARGYDLPDYPEEPSNDEERQIKERYDMVKGSAVNPVLRQGNSDRRAPKAVKEYARQNPHSMGAWSPQSKTHVVTMSEGDFFSNEKSVEVREATKVRIEHVSSDGTVTVLKEDIELLAGEIIDATFMSKAALIHFLEKQVADARSQGLLFSLHMKATMMKISDPIIFGHAVRVYFKALFEEYGQTFNKLGVDVNNGFGDLMSKIESLPADQKQAIENDIKKIYESCPDLAMVDSDRGITNLHVPSDVIIDASMPAMIRASGQMWNPAGELQDTLAVIPDSSYAGVYQATIAFCQKHGAFDPTTMGSVSNVGLMAQKAEEYGSHDKTFEIESPGTVRVVDAAGDTLMHHEVQTGDIWRMCQVKDAAVSDWVKLAVSRARATGAPAVFWLNSARPHDENLIKKIEIYLRDHDTKGLEFHIMAPVDAATFSLERLKAGEDTISVTGNVLRDYLTDLFPILEVGTSAKMLSIVPLMNGGGLFETGAGGSAPKHVQQFEKENHLRWDSLGEFLALAASLAHLGEQYNDAHAKVLAETLDEATAQYLIENKSPSRKCGELDNRGSHFYVAMYWAQALASQTADAELAAQFVEIAEQLAASESVIVDELNGVQGQAMNIGGYYMPDPDQANQAMRPSPTFNKIVDACAAQCCETSR, via the coding sequence ATGTCAGCATCACCAACCATCATTTATACCCACACCGATGAGGCCCCAGCCCTCGCAACGTATTCTTTTTTGCCGATTGTTCGCGCTTTTGCCGGGCATACCAACATCGAGATTGAAACGCGGGATATCTCTTTGTCCGGCCGAATCGTGGCGCATTTTCCTGATCGGCTCACCAAGGACCAGCAAATACCTGATGCGCTCACTGAGCTTGGTGAGCTTGCTGAATCTCCCGATGCAAACATCATCAAGCTGCCCAATATCAGCGCATCAGTGCCACAGCTTCAAGCAGCGATTGCCGAGCTGCAAGCACGGGGATACGACCTGCCTGATTATCCAGAAGAGCCATCCAATGATGAAGAGCGGCAGATCAAAGAACGCTATGACATGGTCAAGGGCAGCGCCGTCAACCCTGTCTTGCGTCAAGGCAATTCTGACCGACGTGCCCCCAAGGCCGTCAAAGAATATGCCCGTCAGAACCCACACTCCATGGGCGCGTGGTCACCCCAAAGCAAGACCCATGTGGTCACGATGTCAGAAGGCGACTTCTTTTCAAATGAAAAATCAGTAGAGGTTCGAGAGGCCACCAAGGTTCGCATTGAACATGTGTCCAGTGATGGCACCGTGACTGTTCTGAAAGAAGATATTGAGCTACTTGCTGGCGAGATCATTGACGCAACTTTCATGAGCAAAGCGGCTCTGATTCACTTTCTAGAGAAACAAGTTGCTGATGCTCGATCGCAAGGCTTGCTCTTTTCGCTGCACATGAAGGCGACGATGATGAAGATCTCAGATCCCATCATCTTTGGACATGCTGTGCGTGTGTATTTCAAAGCACTCTTTGAAGAATATGGTCAGACCTTCAATAAGCTTGGTGTCGACGTCAACAACGGCTTCGGCGATCTGATGAGCAAGATTGAAAGCTTGCCTGCAGATCAAAAGCAAGCCATTGAAAATGACATTAAGAAGATCTATGAAAGCTGCCCCGATTTAGCGATGGTTGACTCTGATCGCGGAATTACCAACCTGCATGTACCAAGTGATGTCATTATTGATGCTTCAATGCCAGCAATGATCCGCGCCTCAGGTCAGATGTGGAATCCTGCTGGTGAACTACAAGACACACTCGCGGTCATTCCTGACAGCAGTTATGCGGGGGTTTATCAAGCAACCATCGCGTTTTGCCAAAAGCACGGTGCCTTTGATCCGACGACCATGGGAAGTGTTTCCAACGTTGGTCTGATGGCACAAAAGGCAGAAGAGTATGGTTCACACGACAAGACATTCGAAATTGAATCACCTGGAACAGTGCGGGTGGTTGATGCAGCAGGCGACACGCTCATGCATCATGAAGTTCAAACGGGTGACATTTGGCGTATGTGTCAGGTGAAAGATGCCGCAGTCAGTGATTGGGTCAAACTCGCCGTCTCTCGCGCACGTGCGACTGGCGCTCCAGCGGTGTTCTGGCTTAATAGTGCTCGGCCCCATGATGAAAACCTCATTAAGAAGATCGAGATCTATCTCCGAGACCACGATACTAAGGGACTCGAATTCCACATCATGGCCCCAGTTGATGCAGCAACATTCTCTCTAGAGAGACTCAAGGCAGGGGAAGATACGATTTCAGTTACTGGAAACGTGCTGCGTGATTATTTGACTGATCTGTTTCCAATTCTTGAAGTTGGCACCAGCGCTAAGATGCTCTCCATTGTTCCACTGATGAACGGTGGGGGACTCTTTGAAACCGGTGCTGGTGGTTCGGCGCCAAAACATGTGCAGCAGTTTGAAAAAGAGAATCACCTGCGCTGGGATTCGTTGGGCGAGTTTCTCGCACTGGCTGCTTCGCTAGCCCACCTTGGCGAACAGTACAACGATGCCCATGCGAAAGTGCTTGCGGAAACGCTTGATGAGGCAACTGCTCAGTATCTCATCGAAAATAAGTCTCCATCACGAAAGTGTGGTGAGCTTGATAATCGTGGTAGCCACTTTTATGTCGCGATGTACTGGGCTCAGGCGCTGGCATCGCAAACAGCAGATGCTGAATTAGCAGCTCAATTCGTGGAAATCGCCGAGCAGTTAGCAGCCAGTGAAAGTGTGATTGTCGATGAGCTCAATGGCGTGCAAGGCCAAGCAATGAATATCGGTGGTTACTACATGCCAGATCCAGATCAGGCGAATCAGGCAATGCGGCCAAGCCCAACGTTCAATAAAATTGTGGACGCTTGCGCAGCCCAGTGCTGTGAGACAAGTCGCTAA
- a CDS encoding DUF2891 domain-containing protein translates to MSDQKIQRLAQLALDSVHRPYPYHLTHVMQSPGAIASPQSLTPAFYGCFDWHSAVHGHWLLALAVRHEGNSDFGAACRAALSQSLTKENLKTESEYVSSRPGFERPYGLAWLLMLDAELSLHQDKQAAQWRSSLQPLVEVTVDHLSSWLPKLTYPVRSGTHNQTAFAMTLAFDWATLVDCKAMVNLIKDRAMVYFADDRDYALHLEPGGEDFLSPSLSAAWLMTRILKKDAFGDWLDRTMPGLGRDFVFEPALPSDRSDGRLCHLDGLNLSRAWMLAAIAAKIENKDSRVSQLQASAESHQAAGMEGLQSGHYSGSHWLGTFAAYLLYS, encoded by the coding sequence ATGAGTGATCAGAAAATACAACGGTTGGCTCAGCTGGCACTGGATAGTGTGCATCGACCATATCCATACCATCTGACCCATGTGATGCAATCGCCTGGAGCCATCGCATCACCACAGTCTCTGACGCCTGCGTTCTATGGTTGTTTTGATTGGCACTCCGCAGTGCATGGTCATTGGCTCTTGGCACTTGCGGTACGACATGAAGGCAACAGTGATTTCGGGGCCGCCTGTCGAGCAGCGTTGTCGCAGAGTCTGACCAAAGAAAACCTGAAAACCGAATCTGAATATGTTTCCAGTCGCCCTGGCTTTGAGCGTCCCTATGGTTTGGCGTGGCTGCTGATGCTTGATGCTGAACTATCTTTACATCAAGATAAACAAGCAGCCCAGTGGCGTTCGAGCCTGCAGCCGCTGGTAGAAGTCACCGTCGATCATTTATCTTCGTGGCTTCCGAAGCTTACCTATCCCGTGCGGTCTGGTACGCACAATCAGACTGCCTTTGCAATGACGTTGGCATTTGATTGGGCAACACTGGTCGATTGTAAGGCGATGGTGAACCTCATTAAGGATCGAGCGATGGTCTACTTTGCAGATGACCGTGACTATGCGCTCCATTTAGAACCAGGGGGCGAAGACTTTTTATCCCCATCACTGAGCGCCGCATGGCTCATGACTCGCATTCTTAAGAAAGATGCGTTTGGCGACTGGCTTGATCGAACCATGCCCGGGCTTGGTCGGGACTTTGTTTTTGAGCCGGCCCTGCCAAGTGATCGAAGTGATGGAAGACTCTGCCATCTTGATGGGCTTAACCTCAGTCGAGCCTGGATGCTCGCGGCCATCGCAGCGAAAATCGAGAATAAAGATTCACGAGTATCTCAGCTTCAGGCATCTGCTGAGTCACATCAAGCAGCCGGTATGGAAGGGCTTCAATCGGGTCACTACAGTGGATCACACTGGCTCGGTACATTTGCGGCCTACCTTCTATATAGCTAG
- a CDS encoding glycosyltransferase family 87 protein: MTSQSSSLSGIHPTLVLALVCWLGMSLVLIVLGWIHAAAFTEIADMDIRVFYDAALAVRNGDDLFAAYSDDPYLTYIYPPLLAIVFTPLTLLSLESAAVVWTVISVLLLAACLVFGGRNFLKRFKARIDVATLPVVLFISVLLFFPRIKAELDQGQIDFIVLLAIILGLIWINRYPVLAGIALGLAANIKYQTIIFLPFFVVRGWWSAAIGFIAGALAGVLSGVLVFGWYGNLDYLRRAFAGMASMLGLPAGEGPLPVIRPMDWGDSLSLASTFARWSDHGAVVIGMIGLAALICFLFAWLLYRINGQSLFCGRTGLHGRTDESQQPLIALEWLGLLVAMVAFAPQTKMRHLVFLLPVIMLTVQLLVVRRQGVWRLPLLISLIVMMIGFTLPPGSPESMAEWREQWRREGGPTWCALLVFFTMLWTGLRWVRSSQQMKSECP; encoded by the coding sequence ATGACATCGCAATCATCTTCTTTGAGTGGCATTCATCCGACGCTTGTTTTGGCACTTGTGTGCTGGCTGGGCATGAGCCTCGTGTTGATTGTGCTGGGCTGGATACATGCCGCCGCATTTACAGAAATTGCAGATATGGATATCCGCGTGTTCTACGATGCGGCGCTGGCCGTGCGCAACGGTGATGATCTGTTTGCAGCTTACAGTGATGATCCATATCTCACTTATATATACCCGCCTCTACTTGCTATTGTCTTCACTCCACTGACGCTGCTGTCTCTTGAATCAGCGGCGGTAGTATGGACGGTCATCAGCGTGCTTTTGCTTGCCGCTTGCCTTGTGTTTGGCGGCAGGAATTTTCTAAAAAGGTTTAAAGCTCGGATCGATGTGGCTACTTTGCCGGTGGTTCTCTTTATCAGCGTGTTGTTGTTTTTTCCGCGCATCAAAGCAGAACTTGATCAAGGCCAGATCGACTTTATTGTCTTGTTGGCCATTATCCTTGGGCTGATTTGGATCAATCGCTACCCAGTGCTGGCTGGCATTGCACTGGGCCTTGCCGCGAACATCAAATATCAGACCATTATTTTTCTGCCCTTCTTTGTGGTGCGTGGTTGGTGGTCGGCAGCGATTGGATTTATTGCAGGAGCGCTGGCCGGCGTCCTTTCTGGAGTCTTGGTATTCGGTTGGTATGGCAACCTTGATTATCTTCGGCGAGCCTTTGCGGGCATGGCGTCCATGCTTGGCTTACCAGCGGGAGAAGGTCCGCTGCCGGTCATTCGACCAATGGACTGGGGCGACAGCTTGTCACTAGCGAGTACATTTGCCCGGTGGAGTGATCATGGTGCGGTCGTCATTGGCATGATTGGTCTGGCCGCGCTGATCTGTTTCTTGTTTGCTTGGCTTCTCTATCGTATCAATGGCCAATCACTTTTCTGTGGTCGTACTGGCCTCCATGGTCGAACGGATGAATCGCAGCAGCCATTAATTGCATTGGAGTGGCTTGGTCTGTTGGTCGCAATGGTGGCGTTTGCGCCGCAAACCAAGATGCGGCACCTGGTCTTTTTGCTTCCGGTCATCATGCTCACAGTACAGCTGTTAGTCGTTCGCCGTCAGGGTGTTTGGCGTTTGCCACTTTTGATTAGCCTGATCGTCATGATGATTGGTTTTACCTTGCCGCCAGGATCACCAGAGTCGATGGCGGAGTGGCGTGAGCAATGGCGCCGTGAAGGTGGGCCGACCTGGTGCGCGCTGCTGGTGTTCTTCACCATGCTTTGGACAGGACTTCGCTGGGTCAGATCGAGTCAGCAAATGAAGAGCGAATGCCCTTGA
- a CDS encoding disulfide bond formation protein B: MWSKIEYVLLHLYILGICAVLVGAFVVQISGKEFPCPLCLLQRMSMILAAMGPAYIILSGRRHHHIGMSVLAAGFGMAILAAVGGLSQAARQDLLHIAPGDKGYGTPVFGWHLYTWSVVIFLVIIIISGITLLVGDKLVAENNRKMRWFSHVTIWIFGIVILANAFNALAISGWHWFLPDNPDSYLLFQ, translated from the coding sequence ATGTGGTCAAAGATTGAATATGTCTTGCTTCACTTATACATCCTTGGCATCTGCGCGGTGCTGGTTGGTGCCTTTGTTGTCCAAATTTCTGGGAAAGAGTTTCCATGTCCGCTGTGTCTCTTGCAGCGCATGTCGATGATTCTGGCAGCGATGGGACCAGCCTACATTATTCTCAGTGGGCGTCGTCATCACCACATTGGCATGTCAGTCTTGGCCGCTGGTTTTGGCATGGCCATTTTGGCTGCGGTTGGCGGTCTTTCCCAAGCGGCTCGTCAAGACTTGCTGCACATCGCGCCTGGTGACAAAGGATATGGCACACCAGTCTTTGGTTGGCACCTCTATACATGGTCTGTCGTGATCTTCTTAGTGATCATCATTATCAGTGGTATCACCCTGTTAGTTGGTGACAAGTTGGTGGCCGAAAACAATCGCAAGATGCGCTGGTTCTCGCATGTCACCATTTGGATTTTCGGCATCGTGATTCTTGCCAACGCCTTTAACGCACTGGCGATTTCTGGTTGGCACTGGTTCTTGCCAGATAATCCAGACAGCTACCTTCTCTTCCAATAG
- a CDS encoding sulfatase yields MRSSIAILTTTTSLLAMSCILSISALADAKQDSPTPETKPATPASKQPNIILLISDDQSWDGLSVRMDPQNPRSASPLVQTPNLEKLAAQGTRFSNAYAPAPVCSPTRASILTGKSPGQLHWTKAGPNVRATQGYKLNPPTNKQRVDSAEATVAEMLKRAGYRTAHFGKWHLNSNGPGAHGYDVHDGMTGNEDAIPHKDPNPVDIFGMTERAEAFIDQSVAEKKPFFIQMSYYALHHPENANAATIEKYRQRSRRGNERALGMAALAEDLDTGVGQLIDYVDQIGLGDNTYIIYMSDNGGARSALRGGKGGLWEGGIRVPFIMRGPGIAANATQDTTIVGYDLLPTFVEMAGSEEAIPQGVEGGSFLPLATGKTDQVTRSKDFVTFHFPHYQGSDGPQSALIQGNMKLVENYDSGKVLLFDLSTDPGESQDLSLAQPQRAAELQRLMRTHLDEIQVGWPTQNPVYDPNRPASEQPDKVERPRRENQGGGRGGRGGRGGRGNQGGF; encoded by the coding sequence ATGAGATCAAGCATTGCCATCTTGACGACCACCACATCGCTTCTTGCGATGAGTTGCATCTTGAGCATCTCAGCCCTTGCTGATGCGAAACAAGACAGTCCTACCCCAGAAACGAAACCTGCGACCCCAGCCTCAAAGCAACCCAACATCATTCTTTTGATCTCTGATGATCAATCGTGGGATGGCCTTTCGGTTCGTATGGATCCGCAGAACCCACGTTCAGCCAGTCCACTGGTGCAAACGCCCAACCTTGAAAAGCTTGCTGCCCAGGGCACTCGTTTTTCAAACGCCTATGCACCGGCGCCGGTGTGTTCACCAACGCGGGCCAGCATTCTCACCGGCAAAAGTCCAGGGCAGTTGCACTGGACGAAGGCTGGTCCCAATGTGCGCGCTACGCAAGGCTACAAACTTAATCCACCGACCAACAAACAACGTGTCGACAGTGCAGAAGCGACGGTGGCCGAAATGCTTAAGCGCGCTGGTTACCGCACCGCTCACTTTGGCAAGTGGCATCTCAATAGCAACGGACCTGGCGCCCACGGCTATGACGTTCATGATGGCATGACTGGCAATGAAGATGCCATCCCCCATAAAGACCCCAACCCCGTTGATATCTTTGGCATGACCGAACGAGCCGAAGCCTTTATTGATCAGAGCGTTGCTGAAAAGAAACCTTTCTTTATACAGATGTCTTACTACGCGCTGCATCACCCTGAGAATGCCAACGCTGCCACCATTGAAAAATACCGGCAACGAAGTCGGCGCGGCAACGAACGCGCTCTTGGCATGGCGGCGCTCGCTGAAGATCTCGACACGGGTGTCGGGCAACTCATTGATTACGTTGACCAAATTGGGTTAGGCGACAACACCTACATCATCTATATGTCTGACAATGGTGGCGCTCGTAGCGCTTTGCGTGGCGGTAAGGGTGGCTTGTGGGAAGGTGGCATTCGCGTACCGTTCATTATGCGCGGCCCTGGTATCGCGGCCAATGCGACGCAAGACACCACGATTGTTGGCTATGACCTGCTACCGACCTTTGTTGAGATGGCCGGGAGCGAAGAAGCAATTCCCCAAGGTGTTGAAGGTGGCAGCTTCCTCCCTCTGGCGACTGGAAAAACAGATCAGGTCACGCGTTCGAAAGACTTTGTCACGTTCCACTTCCCCCACTATCAGGGGTCAGATGGACCACAGTCAGCGCTGATCCAAGGCAACATGAAGCTGGTTGAAAATTATGACAGCGGCAAAGTCTTGCTCTTTGATCTTTCGACCGATCCTGGCGAATCACAGGATCTCTCCCTGGCCCAGCCACAGCGAGCCGCTGAGCTTCAGCGTCTGATGCGGACCCACCTCGACGAGATTCAGGTGGGCTGGCCAACCCAAAACCCGGTTTATGATCCGAATCGTCCTGCTTCCGAGCAACCTGACAAGGTGGAGCGTCCTCGGCGAGAGAACCAAGGTGGTGGGCGTGGGGGTCGCGGTGGACGCGGTGGACGCGGCAATCAGGGCGGCTTCTGA